One window of Psychrobacillus sp. FSL H8-0483 genomic DNA carries:
- a CDS encoding NUDIX domain-containing protein, with translation MLNTIIDLPEDKRIAGVHCIPITENGTIVMAWDKEEKLLTTIGGRIEENESIDEALEREAMEEVGMTLSTKRIPFASWYWQASDTYTVWFLVKAVKFLTSTFDFEKLGYVISNFETAKQIISKVELGNETRIQILDIAKERAIQLDWLR, from the coding sequence ATGTTAAATACGATAATTGATTTACCTGAAGATAAAAGAATTGCGGGTGTACATTGTATTCCAATAACGGAAAATGGAACAATTGTTATGGCGTGGGATAAAGAAGAAAAGCTATTAACGACTATTGGTGGAAGAATTGAAGAGAACGAAAGCATTGATGAAGCACTTGAACGTGAAGCTATGGAGGAAGTAGGTATGACACTTAGTACTAAGAGGATTCCATTTGCATCGTGGTATTGGCAAGCATCGGATACTTATACAGTGTGGTTTTTAGTAAAGGCTGTAAAATTTCTAACTTCTACATTCGATTTTGAGAAATTAGGGTATGTAATCTCTAATTTTGAAACTGCTAAACAAATAATCTCTAAAGTAGAATTAGGAAATGAGACAAGGATACAGATTCTAGATATCGCTAAAGAGCGAGCGATACAATTGGATTGGTTAAGATAA
- a CDS encoding putative protein N(5)-glutamine methyltransferase: MDDETKISIITRLRIAGCVFAEEEARLFFSEAQSPAEFATMVERRINGLPLEHVLGWAEFCGIRIAVDPGVFVPRRRTEFLVRQAAALVTQGAIVVDLCCGTGAVGSALAVTMEGIELYAADIDPAAVRCARRNVTSVEGHVYEGDLYEPLPSTIRGRVNVLVANAPYVPTEAIVLLPQEARIHEARVALDGGADGLDVQRRVAAEATLWLAPGGHLLVETSERQAQLTVEIFIQNGLITQVAYYDELDATVVIGTRPNV; the protein is encoded by the coding sequence ATGGACGACGAAACAAAAATAAGTATAATAACCAGGCTTCGGATAGCCGGTTGTGTATTCGCAGAAGAAGAGGCACGGTTGTTTTTCTCTGAGGCACAGTCGCCGGCCGAATTTGCCACCATGGTGGAACGGCGAATAAACGGTTTGCCCCTTGAACACGTCTTAGGGTGGGCTGAATTTTGCGGTATCCGGATAGCGGTGGACCCGGGGGTCTTCGTACCCCGCCGTCGCACTGAGTTTTTAGTCCGCCAAGCAGCAGCTCTCGTAACACAAGGCGCCATTGTGGTTGACCTGTGCTGTGGCACAGGCGCAGTGGGCTCAGCACTGGCCGTAACTATGGAAGGAATCGAGTTGTACGCCGCCGACATTGATCCAGCAGCGGTGCGGTGCGCCCGCCGAAACGTAACTTCCGTCGAGGGTCACGTGTATGAAGGAGACCTCTATGAGCCACTGCCATCCACAATACGGGGTCGTGTCAACGTCCTGGTCGCAAACGCACCCTACGTCCCTACCGAAGCGATCGTACTGTTACCCCAGGAGGCCCGCATACATGAGGCACGGGTGGCACTCGATGGGGGAGCGGACGGGCTTGACGTCCAGCGACGGGTGGCGGCTGAGGCAACACTCTGGCTTGCACCGGGCGGTCATCTGTTGGTTGAGACTAGCGAGCGACAGGCACAGTTGACAGTCGAGATTTTTATTCAAAACGGGCTAATAACACAGGTGGCATATTACGACGAACTTGACGCTACTGTCGTCATTGGAACCAGGCCCAACGTCTAG
- a CDS encoding LysR family transcriptional regulator yields MNFEQLLYIVEVAKHNSLSIAAQNLYVTQSGISQSITSLEKELGLKILHRSRGHGAVPTDEGRIILKQAYEVLRKIEEIKETAHSFNSMVGGELKVSCIPGLTTVLLKSLAAFKQDYPQVNVEINEKSGSSVIEDVRQHKTDIGLIAYSPDWNINMEGIAFESLFEGKQKVYVSKHSPLAFIGAISSHEIIDQTLVTYYGEFMQYFVHDFFNKYQPMKILFTSNNSDGILQAIIENLAITFAPDFIMKNYPPVINGDIIPVDLVNHRGLNISFGLVLSEDKHLSILLNKYIHYLKSEITKI; encoded by the coding sequence ATGAACTTTGAACAATTACTATATATTGTTGAAGTCGCAAAACACAATTCCCTCTCTATAGCAGCACAGAATCTTTATGTGACTCAATCTGGTATTAGCCAATCTATTACTAGTTTAGAAAAGGAATTGGGGCTAAAAATTTTACATCGCTCAAGGGGACACGGTGCTGTACCAACCGATGAAGGTAGAATCATTCTGAAACAAGCCTACGAAGTGTTAAGAAAAATTGAGGAAATCAAAGAGACCGCCCACTCATTTAATTCCATGGTAGGAGGAGAACTAAAAGTATCTTGCATACCAGGATTGACGACGGTTCTATTAAAGTCTTTAGCTGCTTTTAAACAAGATTATCCACAAGTAAATGTAGAAATAAATGAAAAAAGCGGCTCTTCTGTTATTGAAGATGTTCGCCAGCATAAGACCGACATCGGGTTGATTGCCTATTCACCAGATTGGAACATAAACATGGAAGGAATAGCTTTTGAATCACTATTTGAAGGGAAACAGAAAGTCTATGTTTCTAAACATTCTCCTTTAGCGTTTATAGGTGCCATATCTTCACATGAGATAATAGATCAAACGCTCGTTACATATTACGGTGAATTTATGCAATACTTTGTTCATGATTTCTTTAACAAATACCAGCCTATGAAAATCCTATTTACATCAAACAATTCGGATGGCATTCTCCAAGCTATCATTGAAAATTTGGCTATTACATTCGCTCCTGATTTCATCATGAAAAATTATCCCCCCGTCATAAATGGAGATATAATTCCCGTTGATTTGGTAAATCATAGAGGTCTCAACATTTCTTTTGGATTAGTTTTATCCGAAGATAAACATTTATCCATTTTACTAAACAAGTATATTCATTATCTAAAATCTGAAATTACGAAAATATAA
- a CDS encoding aspartate aminotransferase family protein: MTNLTGQNWQVKDQQYVWHSMKPYNPSATMIVEKSKGAWITDIDGKRYLDAMAGLWCVNVGYGREEIAKVAYDQLLENTYTPLSVGHIPAIQLSEKISEVLGDDYVVFFSNSGSEANEAAFKIARQYHQQKGHTGRTKFISRYRAYHGSTMGSLAATGQAQRKYKYEPLAPGFIHVAPPDAYRANEDHITEPSALPSVQAIDNVMTWEFSDTIAGVILEPIITGGGVIMPHEDYLRGVKAVCEKHGALLIVDEVICGFGRTGKAFGFQNYGIQPDIVTMAKGLTSAYMPLSATAVRREIYEAFAGSEEYDFFRHVNTFGGSPAACAVALKNIEIMENENLFARSEEMGAIILAELQERLKDHPNVGNIRGKGLLLGIELVSDKNSKAPLDVAAVNKVIGLCKDRGLIIGKNGVTVAGFNNVLTLSPPLIISLEEKDFIVEKFTNALNELLQQP; the protein is encoded by the coding sequence ATGACGAATTTAACAGGTCAAAATTGGCAAGTAAAAGATCAACAGTATGTTTGGCATTCGATGAAGCCGTACAATCCAAGTGCCACAATGATCGTAGAAAAATCAAAAGGGGCATGGATCACTGACATCGATGGAAAGCGTTACTTAGATGCCATGGCTGGTTTATGGTGTGTAAACGTTGGGTATGGGCGAGAAGAAATCGCCAAAGTTGCTTACGACCAATTACTTGAAAACACATATACACCGCTATCAGTTGGTCACATCCCTGCCATTCAATTGAGTGAAAAAATTAGCGAGGTATTAGGTGACGATTACGTTGTATTTTTCTCGAATAGCGGTTCAGAGGCGAACGAAGCAGCATTTAAAATCGCTCGCCAATATCATCAGCAAAAAGGACACACAGGACGCACCAAATTTATCTCTCGGTATCGTGCCTACCACGGTAGTACGATGGGTTCATTAGCAGCAACAGGTCAAGCACAGCGCAAATACAAATACGAACCGTTAGCACCTGGCTTTATTCATGTCGCACCACCTGATGCTTACCGTGCAAATGAAGACCATATTACAGAACCCTCTGCCCTACCGTCTGTTCAGGCTATCGATAATGTCATGACGTGGGAGTTTTCCGATACGATCGCGGGCGTTATCCTGGAGCCCATTATTACCGGCGGCGGCGTGATTATGCCACATGAAGATTATTTACGTGGGGTGAAAGCTGTTTGTGAAAAACATGGTGCCCTTCTTATTGTTGACGAAGTAATTTGTGGCTTCGGACGTACAGGCAAAGCATTTGGCTTCCAAAACTATGGCATTCAGCCAGATATTGTGACAATGGCAAAAGGTTTAACAAGCGCTTATATGCCCCTATCTGCAACAGCTGTACGACGTGAAATTTATGAGGCATTCGCAGGTAGCGAGGAGTACGACTTCTTCCGCCATGTAAATACATTTGGTGGTTCTCCAGCGGCTTGTGCAGTTGCCCTTAAAAATATTGAAATCATGGAAAATGAAAACTTATTTGCACGTTCTGAAGAAATGGGCGCGATCATCCTCGCAGAGTTACAAGAACGTTTAAAAGACCATCCAAACGTAGGTAATATCCGAGGTAAAGGCTTACTACTCGGCATTGAGCTTGTGAGCGACAAAAACAGTAAAGCCCCACTCGACGTAGCTGCTGTCAATAAAGTGATTGGATTATGTAAAGATCGGGGTCTCATCATCGGAAAAAATGGTGTAACTGTTGCAGGCTTTAACAATGTTCTCACACTTTCACCACCACTTATTATCTCGTTGGAAGAAAAGGATTTCATCGTAGAAAAATTCACGAACGCTTTAAACGAACTTTTACAACAGCCGTAA
- a CDS encoding DUF5316 family protein — protein MRISFIFSGVLVSEDRMRANLATESVEGKNQINNVSYRSALIAIPGLVVAILFYFLLNYECLVE, from the coding sequence ATTAGGATATCATTCATTTTTTCAGGTGTATTAGTAAGTGAAGATAGAATGAGGGCTAACTTAGCAACTGAATCTGTTGAGGGTAAAAATCAAATAAATAATGTTAGTTACCGTTCAGCTTTGATTGCAATTCCAGGTTTAGTAGTAGCAATTTTGTTTTACTTTTTATTGAACTACGAGTGCTTAGTTGAATAA
- a CDS encoding PucR family transcriptional regulator ligand-binding domain-containing protein, which translates to MNGFSLTVADVLTKKLFSSAKLIAGANGQQNIIKWVHIVENMDATKLLKGNELILTTGIHLKNNVDDFKQFIHQLIASKASGLCIELGSSIQTIPDLVQQLATDYHFPLIIFQEEVAFVEITQEIHSTLINQQYEIVKNLEDYAQLINKYTLTANNYEQILMHLYKHLGLQVIFTFNGQRSIFIPNIHQDKYEMMQKQSNVEYKEKHLISCDVNILNQRYGEVCLFSPLRVINEYDALILDRTVIALSQYLLRDLYIEEKKGLEDRDILEKWLNGVSNIEELTHFIQEHHATTTTNHWIVMIHHIQKSKNSDLTYYKLFTRNVFEKFGFFPFIVEKNHQLIFILANLREREPYKHRIEQAIERIHDNNKKYAKLKISLAVGKYVTNLQNVKNSFTTAKDTLQIRWKSQDLSYFYEDLHLYHLIFQLQKNPAIMEMVAEYIDPLIKYDQKHNSNLVETLKVYLQTNGLKKETSERLFIVRQTLYHRLEKIEQLLGHDFMKPEKRLALELMLVATE; encoded by the coding sequence ATGAATGGTTTTTCACTCACGGTAGCAGATGTACTTACGAAAAAGTTATTCAGTAGCGCTAAGCTGATTGCAGGTGCAAATGGACAACAAAATATCATCAAATGGGTACATATCGTCGAAAATATGGATGCTACGAAGCTTTTAAAAGGCAATGAATTAATATTAACGACCGGTATTCATTTAAAAAACAATGTTGATGACTTTAAACAATTTATTCACCAATTAATTGCATCAAAAGCTTCTGGATTATGCATAGAGCTGGGTAGCTCCATTCAAACTATCCCTGATTTAGTACAGCAATTGGCTACAGACTATCATTTCCCTCTCATCATTTTTCAAGAGGAAGTCGCTTTTGTCGAAATCACACAAGAAATACACAGCACTCTCATCAATCAACAATATGAAATCGTTAAAAACCTCGAAGATTATGCACAACTTATTAATAAATACACACTCACTGCCAACAACTACGAGCAAATTTTAATGCATTTATATAAACATCTAGGCTTGCAGGTCATCTTTACTTTCAACGGACAAAGATCGATTTTCATCCCAAATATTCATCAAGACAAGTATGAAATGATGCAAAAGCAATCGAACGTCGAATATAAAGAAAAACATTTAATCAGTTGTGATGTCAATATCCTCAATCAACGCTACGGTGAGGTTTGTTTGTTTTCTCCGCTGCGTGTCATCAATGAATACGATGCCCTTATTTTGGATCGTACTGTTATTGCACTATCTCAATATTTATTGCGAGATTTATATATAGAAGAGAAAAAAGGTTTAGAGGATCGTGATATTTTAGAGAAATGGTTGAATGGTGTATCCAATATTGAAGAGTTGACGCATTTCATACAAGAGCATCATGCAACTACCACTACGAATCATTGGATTGTCATGATCCATCATATCCAAAAAAGCAAAAATAGTGATTTAACGTACTATAAGTTATTTACACGAAATGTGTTTGAGAAGTTTGGTTTTTTTCCTTTTATAGTAGAAAAAAATCACCAACTTATCTTCATTTTAGCGAATCTACGTGAGCGAGAGCCATATAAGCATCGTATCGAACAAGCCATTGAACGGATACACGATAATAATAAAAAATATGCTAAGCTCAAAATTTCACTCGCAGTTGGCAAATACGTTACTAATTTACAAAATGTTAAAAATAGCTTCACTACAGCCAAAGACACTTTGCAAATCCGATGGAAATCGCAAGATCTTTCGTATTTCTACGAAGATTTACACCTCTATCATTTAATTTTTCAATTACAAAAAAACCCTGCCATTATGGAGATGGTGGCAGAATATATCGATCCACTCATCAAATATGATCAAAAACATAACAGCAATTTAGTCGAAACTTTAAAAGTGTATTTGCAAACAAATGGGCTTAAAAAAGAAACTTCTGAACGTCTCTTTATCGTTAGACAAACATTGTACCATCGCTTGGAAAAAATCGAACAACTGCTTGGTCATGATTTTATGAAACCAGAAAAACGATTAGCACTCGAATTGATGTTAGTGGCAACTGAATGA
- a CDS encoding 2,4'-dihydroxyacetophenone dioxygenase family protein: MNNAKAVEVYDAGNICPDDLPWIPYFGVAHFKLLKVNPVTGQTITLLKVPAGTQLPTHFHPGTVIVYTINGSWRYMENDWVSNAGDVVYEPAGSQHTPESIGDEEVITLNIVEATLDYLNENGEIIARDNWQSFLQKYHDHCAAEGITPIDVTQF, translated from the coding sequence ATGAATAATGCAAAAGCTGTAGAAGTATATGATGCAGGTAATATCTGTCCAGATGATTTACCGTGGATTCCTTATTTTGGGGTGGCTCATTTTAAGTTACTTAAGGTTAATCCAGTAACAGGGCAAACTATCACCCTGTTAAAAGTTCCTGCGGGGACACAGCTTCCTACGCATTTCCATCCTGGAACGGTTATTGTGTATACCATTAATGGCTCTTGGAGATATATGGAGAATGATTGGGTTTCTAACGCTGGGGATGTAGTTTATGAGCCTGCTGGATCCCAACACACACCTGAATCTATAGGAGATGAAGAGGTTATTACGTTAAATATTGTTGAGGCAACATTAGACTATTTGAATGAGAATGGAGAAATTATTGCTAGAGATAATTGGCAGTCATTCTTGCAAAAATACCATGATCATTGTGCCGCTGAAGGAATTACACCTATAGATGTGACTCAATTTTAA
- a CDS encoding EamA family transporter, with protein sequence MNITARGRGLFFVITGAIFWGIGGTVSQKLFQQYTIDVNWLVTIRLIIAGFLLLTVQFFVKDGSQIFAVWKDKKGGFQLVIFGFFGMLAVQYTYMASIAAGNAAVATLLQYLSPVMIIIYLIFRKQTVLSRQDLLTVSLALFGCFFLLTNGSISQLSVPTSAIVWGILSGIAAAFYTLYGAYLLKRYDSLVIVGWAMIIGGIALSFISPPWKINLAHLTTEAYLYLGFVIIFGTMLAFWFYIESLKSLSPKETSLLGSLEPLAAVFTTVFWLREPFGTFQWVGTVCIIGMTLLLALNKNFSSKTNKAAGKESLFD encoded by the coding sequence ATGAATATAACCGCTAGAGGTAGGGGTTTATTTTTTGTAATTACAGGAGCGATATTTTGGGGAATCGGCGGAACCGTGTCTCAAAAACTTTTCCAACAGTATACAATTGATGTAAATTGGCTAGTAACAATACGGTTGATTATAGCAGGTTTCTTACTCTTAACCGTTCAATTCTTTGTTAAAGACGGTTCTCAAATATTTGCTGTCTGGAAAGATAAAAAAGGCGGTTTTCAACTCGTAATCTTTGGGTTTTTCGGAATGCTTGCAGTACAGTACACATATATGGCATCAATAGCTGCTGGAAACGCTGCTGTTGCAACATTATTACAATATTTATCACCCGTCATGATTATCATTTATTTAATTTTCCGCAAACAAACAGTTCTATCAAGACAAGATTTATTAACGGTTTCCTTAGCTCTATTTGGCTGTTTTTTCTTACTAACAAACGGTTCCATTTCACAACTATCTGTACCAACTTCAGCTATCGTTTGGGGGATTTTATCTGGCATAGCAGCAGCATTTTATACTTTATATGGTGCTTATTTACTGAAGAGATATGATTCTCTTGTAATTGTTGGCTGGGCTATGATTATCGGTGGTATTGCATTAAGTTTTATCAGCCCTCCTTGGAAAATCAACTTAGCACACTTAACGACAGAAGCTTATTTATACTTAGGTTTCGTGATTATTTTCGGTACGATGCTTGCTTTCTGGTTTTATATAGAGAGTTTAAAAAGTCTTTCGCCGAAAGAGACAAGTCTTCTCGGAAGTCTAGAGCCACTAGCAGCAGTTTTTACAACCGTATTCTGGTTAAGAGAACCTTTTGGAACTTTTCAATGGGTTGGAACTGTTTGCATAATTGGAATGACTTTATTGTTGGCATTGAATAAAAATTTTTCATCAAAGACTAACAAGGCTGCCGGAAAAGAAAGCCTCTTTGATTAA
- a CDS encoding histidine phosphatase family protein translates to MSTVVYMVRHGESPKEGNDRTRGLTGKGYLDAQRVTDILKDEKIDAVVSSPYIRSILTVEKIAQQIGQEVLVFEDLKERIFSSENKRLADKELVQILEKSFFDSNFSLEGGESNADCQKRAIKVLKELLDTLRNKKVVIGTHGAIMTLMMGYFDSTYDLNFLHSTSKPDIYRMEFNEQELLHVQRIWGVSISVKQ, encoded by the coding sequence TTGAGTACAGTTGTTTATATGGTGAGACACGGTGAGTCGCCAAAAGAAGGAAATGATAGAACAAGAGGATTAACCGGAAAAGGTTATTTAGATGCTCAACGAGTAACTGACATATTGAAAGATGAAAAAATCGATGCAGTTGTTTCAAGCCCATACATACGTTCAATATTGACTGTTGAAAAGATAGCTCAACAAATAGGGCAAGAAGTTTTAGTTTTTGAGGATTTAAAAGAGAGGATATTTTCTTCTGAAAACAAAAGATTAGCTGATAAGGAATTGGTTCAGATTTTGGAAAAGTCGTTTTTCGATTCAAATTTCTCCTTAGAGGGAGGAGAATCAAATGCTGATTGTCAAAAAAGAGCTATAAAAGTTTTAAAAGAACTATTAGATACTTTGAGAAATAAAAAAGTAGTGATAGGAACTCACGGGGCTATTATGACCTTGATGATGGGATATTTCGATAGCACCTATGACTTGAATTTTTTACATAGCACATCAAAACCTGATATTTACAGAATGGAATTCAATGAACAGGAATTACTGCACGTTCAAAGAATATGGGGGGTAAGTATTAGCGTTAAACAATAA
- a CDS encoding CoA-acylating methylmalonate-semialdehyde dehydrogenase, producing MVTNTEVKELGHFINGEITPGKSGQFLDVFNPSSGSVIARVPIATKEEVQHAIATAKAAFPAWRALSVGKRAEIVLKFRQLMTENIDELIDMICTESGKTIEDARGEITRGLESVDLAINAPHLLKGEYSVNVGGHINAYSTKAPLGVVAAISPFNFPVMVPLAITSMAVAVGNSVILKPSERVPCSALFLSELWKEAGLPDGVWTVINGDKETVNELLENPTVEAISFVGSTPVADYIYATGSKHGKRVTALGGGKNNMVVMPDADLEQVANAFLGAAYGSASQRCMAISTIIPVGEETANNLVKVLADKISKLKVGPYTDPEVDFGPVITKQSKETIIGFIDRSLEEGATLVCDGRNPDIAENSNGFYLGPTLLDNVKPGMEIYEQEVFGPARNVVRVDSLEEAIELINAHELGNGVTIFTNNGAAARKFTTEIEVGMVGVNVPIPIPVGYHNFGGWKRSKFGEGHMFGPDQVRFFTKAKTISEKWFEENSESHSTFAFPSNND from the coding sequence ATGGTAACCAATACAGAAGTAAAAGAACTGGGGCATTTCATCAATGGGGAAATCACTCCTGGAAAGAGTGGTCAATTCTTAGATGTCTTCAACCCAAGCTCAGGGTCAGTCATTGCACGTGTACCTATCGCCACTAAAGAAGAAGTACAACACGCAATTGCAACAGCTAAAGCCGCATTTCCAGCATGGCGTGCACTATCCGTTGGTAAACGCGCTGAAATTGTCTTGAAGTTCCGTCAATTGATGACAGAAAATATAGATGAATTAATCGACATGATTTGTACAGAAAGTGGAAAAACAATTGAAGACGCTAGGGGTGAAATCACGCGGGGATTAGAGTCTGTTGACTTAGCCATCAATGCCCCTCACCTCCTAAAAGGCGAGTACTCTGTAAATGTTGGTGGGCATATCAATGCTTACTCAACTAAAGCACCACTTGGCGTTGTTGCAGCGATTTCCCCTTTTAACTTCCCTGTGATGGTGCCACTTGCTATTACAAGTATGGCAGTAGCAGTCGGCAATTCCGTTATTTTAAAGCCATCCGAGCGCGTACCTTGCTCAGCACTATTTTTATCGGAACTGTGGAAAGAAGCTGGTTTACCAGATGGTGTTTGGACAGTCATCAATGGCGACAAGGAAACTGTCAATGAATTACTAGAAAATCCAACTGTTGAAGCCATTTCGTTTGTTGGTTCAACACCAGTAGCTGATTATATCTATGCAACAGGTTCCAAACATGGGAAACGCGTCACAGCATTAGGTGGCGGTAAAAACAATATGGTTGTCATGCCTGATGCTGACTTAGAACAAGTCGCAAACGCATTTTTGGGAGCTGCTTATGGGTCTGCTTCCCAACGTTGCATGGCCATTTCAACAATCATTCCGGTTGGCGAAGAGACAGCGAATAACCTTGTAAAAGTACTAGCTGATAAAATATCAAAATTAAAAGTAGGTCCATATACAGATCCAGAAGTTGATTTTGGACCCGTTATTACAAAGCAATCCAAGGAAACAATCATTGGTTTTATCGACCGCAGCTTAGAAGAAGGAGCTACGTTAGTATGCGATGGTCGCAACCCAGACATCGCGGAAAACTCAAATGGATTCTACTTAGGCCCTACGCTATTAGACAATGTCAAACCAGGTATGGAGATTTATGAGCAAGAAGTATTTGGACCAGCTCGTAATGTGGTTCGTGTTGATTCATTAGAGGAAGCCATCGAATTAATCAATGCGCATGAGCTAGGTAACGGGGTTACAATCTTCACAAATAATGGTGCTGCCGCTCGCAAGTTCACCACTGAAATAGAAGTCGGCATGGTTGGTGTAAATGTGCCAATTCCAATCCCAGTCGGCTATCATAACTTTGGCGGCTGGAAACGCTCGAAATTCGGCGAGGGTCATATGTTTGGACCAGACCAAGTCCGCTTCTTCACAAAAGCAAAAACAATTTCAGAGAAGTGGTTTGAAGAAAATAGCGAATCCCATTCAACATTTGCATTTCCGAGTAATAATGACTAA
- a CDS encoding AraC family transcriptional regulator yields the protein MQIKNFKVDQSLKELTEHRTIVLPIACYETTINQNINGYIPLHWHDEIQFVFVVKGEAIFQINKDEIVVRRGDGLFINSGCLHMAKDKNQSGCVYICFNVSPHFVLSLELYTTYVSPYIRATNLPYLYINANELWGKNILEAILKIKQLIERKSQYFEIDITMQLALIWKNLIINGFQPEYVQTEMLKSQRMKQMLSWIHLHYAEKIMLDDIAKAGQLSRSESCRYFKKVLNTTPLNYVVDYRIQKSLILLQQAEMSITEVAYQVGFNSTSYFIEKFRASMKKTPLAYKKIKMDDN from the coding sequence ATGCAAATAAAAAATTTTAAAGTTGATCAAAGCTTAAAAGAGCTAACTGAGCATCGCACAATTGTACTCCCCATTGCATGCTATGAAACAACTATTAACCAAAACATCAATGGGTATATACCACTTCATTGGCATGATGAAATTCAATTTGTTTTTGTAGTAAAAGGAGAAGCAATCTTCCAAATAAATAAAGATGAAATTGTGGTTAGAAGAGGCGACGGTTTATTTATAAATAGTGGTTGCCTACATATGGCGAAAGATAAGAACCAATCGGGATGTGTTTATATATGTTTTAATGTTTCTCCTCATTTCGTTTTATCTCTAGAACTCTATACAACCTATGTAAGTCCCTATATTAGAGCGACTAATTTACCTTATTTATATATAAATGCGAATGAACTTTGGGGGAAAAATATATTAGAAGCAATTTTAAAAATCAAACAGCTGATTGAGCGAAAATCACAATACTTTGAAATTGATATAACAATGCAACTAGCATTAATTTGGAAAAACCTAATCATTAATGGTTTTCAACCAGAATACGTTCAGACTGAAATGTTAAAAAGTCAGCGAATGAAGCAAATGTTAAGTTGGATACATTTACATTATGCTGAGAAAATTATGTTAGATGATATTGCAAAAGCAGGTCAATTGAGTCGTTCTGAAAGCTGCCGATATTTTAAGAAAGTATTAAATACGACACCTTTAAATTATGTAGTGGATTATCGAATTCAGAAGAGCTTAATTCTACTGCAACAAGCAGAAATGAGCATTACCGAAGTTGCCTATCAGGTAGGTTTTAACAGTACAAGTTATTTTATTGAGAAATTCCGAGCATCTATGAAGAAGACGCCATTGGCATACAAAAAAATAAAAATGGATGATAATTAA